In Saccopteryx leptura isolate mSacLep1 chromosome 13, mSacLep1_pri_phased_curated, whole genome shotgun sequence, the DNA window AACAACCTATAATTCTTCCCTAAAACAGCCTAGCAGGGCTATGGCTGGGGAGCAACCCCTCAAGGTCTACCCAGCCTCTAAACTAGGCAGAAAAAATTATAGGAAGACCTCATTTTCTGGGCTGCCCAGAAGGTGGATTAGGGTGGGAGCCGTAGCCTGTGGAGTCAGGGAGCCTACTCCTGTCATCTCCCCATTGAACTGGATGATGTCTGTCTGAGCCTAAGGCTTCCCTAATTAGCTGAGACAGTGCATGCAAAAGCCTTagcccagtgcccagcacaggaaGGGCTCAATCAATAGCTTTAAGGGTGCTACTGTTCATGTGAGAAATGAGGGTAGTGATACTGTCCTCTGTGGACAGGTCAagcatatttttctaaagttaagaagcagggaggcagagaaccgctgagccaactggccagagtcatagcatgctttttaatttaatttaattttttaatattttatttattgatttttagagagaggggggggagagagagagagagagagagagagagagagagagagagaagggggaggagcaggaagcatcaactcccatatgtgccttgaccaggcaagcccagggtttcgaaccagcgacctcagtgggAAGgtgcaggggcagagcctggtctGGGAGGCTCGGCCGCTGTTTCTCCGGAGCCGTCCCAGCTGCTCCGGCTCCCAGGGGCTGACCCACGGTAGCGTTTCCACGATCCATCCTACAGAGCTTTTGGTGGCCCCCAGGAGGGGGCGTGGGGAGCTAGCCATCCAGGACACTGCCAACATGCCACCCCACTGCCCTGTCACTGAGCACTCCCCTGGACACCCCAGGCAGGGCTCTCCAGCCACTCATCCCTCAAGCCAAGGGCTGACTGGTTTTTCCTTGAACCAGCCTGCTAGGTTTGCTGGTCACTTACCTCCCTCTCAACTCTGCTAAACTCTTTTATCCAgtgcaaagaggaaggaggaggcttGGGCTAGTATGCTTTTTGGGATGCTTGTGAAAAGAGGCGGCTTGACCCAAGTTCAAACTGGGTGGACAAGACATCTGGCACTCTTCAGACGTGGTCCTGTGGTGGGCACAGAGCTGTGCGGTGGAAGGGTGAACAGGAATGAGACGAGCTGCCGTGACCTGGTGCCCACAGAGGGACCAGGGAAAGACACAGGTCTGGGCAGCTCCCAATCTCTACAAgtacccctacacacacactccTGCCTCCGGGACAGGCCCAATTCAGAGAGCTTAACCTGTCCACAGCTGCCCTCCTGAGTCAGAAACTGATGAGAAAAgagagacccagaggtcaccctGTCATTTAACTGAACCCCAGAATCCTTGCATTCTGAGtgttctttctcctctgtccCTCCGATGGAATTGGGAGTTAGATGGGCTTCGGCCCTGACCTCCCATCATGGTGCAGAGAAGCAGGGGTGCCCCACAGCGTCGTGGGTAGCTTCCTTCTCCTTAGAGCATGGAAATGGGTGTAGGAGACCCAGGGCAAAGGCAGGAGGGTGGTATCTAATTCCTACAGCCTTTCCTCTTCTCCAAAGATGTCTCTAGACATCCTGTCCGACAAGCAAAAGGGTGTTGCCTTCGCCGACTATGGTGCTGCCTGGCAGCTGCATCGGAAGCTGGTGTTGGCCACCTTTACCTTGTTCAAGGATGGCAACCAGAAGCTAGAGAATATCCGTAAGTGCCCTACTGGCCCTGGGCttctggagggaggaaggggctgtGAGGAGGGATATGGATGGCTCAACCTAGCCTTTTCTTAGCTACTGCTGCCATCTAGTGGCCATCTGTTATCTATCCCTGACTAAGATGGACCTGGTAGAGATGGGGTGAGGGTGCTACTTAACTCCTCAGCCTCAtgtccctctctcccctcagTATGTCAGGAAATCAGTTCATTTTGTGACTTCCTGGCCACCCAGAATGGACAATCCATAGATTTGTCCTTGCCTCTCTTCCTGGCGGTGACCAACATAATCTGCTTCATTTGCTTCAATACCTCCTACAAGAATGAACATCCTATTCTGAACACCATACGGAGATACAATGAAGGCATCATGAACTCTCTGGGAAAGAGCAGCATGGTAGACGTATTCCCTATATTGAAGGTAAGGATGAAACAGGCCCCATCTTCAGATCCCAGGAGACCCTGACAGCATCCCCAATTCTCTTTTCTTATTGCGTACCTTTTTTCTGGCCCTCTCAGCCAGTGACCTCTACCTTCTCTGACTCTTAAAATGTTGCCACTTCTGTACATAAATaggtttagcttttttttttttaatgaagtaaaaggcggggaggcagagacagactcccacatgcgccccaactgggatccacctggcaagccccctactgggtgatactttgctgttgcttggcaacagagctattttagtgcttgaggtgaggccatggagccaccctcagcgcccagggccaacttgctcaaacccttTGAACCATGACTgcggaaagagaagaggaggatgctcacttctcctgtgtgccctgaccgggaatcaaacccaggacttccacacaccaggccgatgctctaccgctgagacaactggcctgggccaggtttagctttttatttttatttttttgtgatagagacagagagagtcagagagagggacagatagggacagagagacaggaagggagagagatgagaagcatcaattcttcattgcagcacctcagttgttcattgattgctttctcatatgttccttgaccgggggctacagcagagtgagtgaccccttgctcaagccagtgccttgtgctcaagctggcgagccttgctcaaaccagatgagcccgcactcaagctggtgacctcggggtcttgaacctgggtcttccaggtcccagtctaacgctctatccactgcgccaccgcctggtcagacaggtTTAGCTTTTTAATCTTGCATGTTGCACATGTAATAATGGCTCTCGATTATTTACTAATTGCCATGTGCCAGGGCTGTATTGAGCACTCCACATGCGTTAATCATGGCATGTTCCTTGGAAGTAGGTTTTATTATTCCCACACAGATGAGATACAGGCTTTGAGAAGTTAAGAAActtgtccaggccctggccggttggctcagcagtagagcgttggcctggtgtgcgggggacccgggttcgattcccggccagggcacataggagaagcgcccatttgcttctccacccccaccccttccttcctctctgtctctctcttcccctcccacagccaaggctccattggagcaaagatggcccgggcgctggggatggctccttggcctctgccccaggcgctagagtggctctggtcacggcagagtgacgccccggaggggcagagcatcgccccctggtgggcagagcgtcgcccctggtgggcgtgctgggtggatcccggtcgggcgcatgcgggagtctgtctgacagtctctccccgtttccagcttcggaaaaatacaaaaaaaaaaaaaaaagaaaaagaaacttgtccagcctgaccaggcagtggcacagtggatagagcatcggactgggatgcagaggacccaggttcaagaccccgaggtcgccagcttgagtgcgggctcatctggtttgagcaaaaaagcccaccagcttgaacccaaggtcgctggctccagcaaggggttactctgtctgctgaaggcccgcggtcaaggcatgtatgagaaggcaatcaatgaacaactaaggtgtcgcaacgaaaaactaatgattgatgcttctcatttctctccattcctgtctgtctgttcctgtctatccctctctctgactcattttctgtctctgtaaaaaataaattaaaaaaataaataaataaaaaaaaccatcctggccggttggctcagtggtggagcgtcggcctggtgtgcagaagtcctgggttcgattcctggccagggcacacaggagaggcgcccatctgcttctccacccctccccctctccttcctctctgtctctctcttccagtcccgcagccgaggctccattggagcaaaagatggcccaggcgctggggatggctccttggcctttgccccaggcgctggagtggctctgatcaggacagagcgatgccccggatgggcagagcatcgccccctggtgggtgtgacggtggatcccggttgggcgcatgcgggagtctgtctgactgcctccccgtttccagtttcagaaaaatacaaaaaaaaaaaaaaaaaagaaacttgtccAAGGCTTCAGACTCAGGTCTAAAGGCTAGGCACACAACAGAGCCTACTAAGTAAACATCAGTATTTGATGTTTGATTGAACAGGAACGGGAAAGTTGAAATCACTCCCTTCTCCCTTGTTTGGAATTGTCCTAGTTGTCATTGATGGTCCCTTTCTATGTTCTCCTCTTGCCTGACATGTTGGCTCTAGGTTGGGGTTGGAGTGGGAACTCTCCAATGACAAAAGGCTAGGCTCTATTTCCAGAAGGGATTGTTAGCTATAGAAACAAAATGCAAGAGGGATAGATTTGACATTTCCTCCTACTTTTCAGATTTTCCCCAACAAAACCCTGGAAACAATGAGGAATGCTGTTAAAATCCGAAATGATATGCTGAATGAAATCTATGAAAAATATAAGGTAGGTGATGGAGCAGAAGAGATTATGAGTTAGGTTGAAGGTGTCACGAGAGCAGGGTTGGGGTCCATTTTGAACATCATCGGATCTCCAGCTGCTAGCAGagagcctgacacatagtaggtgctcaataaaaactGACTTAACTAATGAATAGGGGTGGGGAAGTGAGGAATTGAAGAGGATCCTAGAAGAAACCCATCCACCACCACCCCAAATTTTAACAGGACCTAGAACTGCCTCACCTCCACAAGCTCATAGGTCCTGACTAGACTcactccattttctcatctccaAGCGGTAGAAGCCTTTGTATCTCCAGTCTAGGATGGAAGTATGGCAGATTGGACTCCTTCCTTATCACCGTTTCCCAACCTTATTCAAATAGAAGAACTTCAGCAGCGACTCTGTCACTAACTTGATGGACATACTACTTCAAGCCAAGATGAACACAAGCAATAACAACACTGGCTCAGATCAGGATTCGAAGTTGCTTTCAGACCGACACATTCTTGCTACCATAGGAGACATCTTCGGGGCCGGTTTGGAGACCACCACCTCTGTGGTGAAGTGGACTGTGGCCTTCCTGCTGCACAATCCTCAGGTGGGCTTCTCCTTCCTCCAGTCTTCCCAACCACTCTTGACCCCAGCCAGATGCAACTCAccccagagagagggagattcAAGGCCCCCAGGCTTTTCATGCAGGATGACTAGATTGCTCCATCCCTACTAAGCAGTTCCTGCCCATCTTCTGGAAGCAAAGCCTAAGCTGCCGAGCCACCCCTGGGAAGGGTCTGGCCAGTTCTTCTAGATTTGACAATAAGATTCCTCTAAGCCCATGCTTCTCCTGGGCTTAAAAGAACTTTGGTCACATCCACCCTTCTCTGGCCGCCAGTTGCAAAAGAAGATCCAGGAGGAGATTGACCAGAATGTAGGTTTCAGCCGTACGCCAACTATCAGTGACCGGAACCACCTTGTCCTGCTGGAGGCCACCATCCGAGAAGTGCTTCGCATCCGCCCTGTGGCCCCCACGCTCATCCCCCACCAGGCTATCGTTGATTCCAGGTACGCCTTCTCTCCCAATAGCACCCAGCCCTAAGATGCATTCACCACGGCTTGCCAGCCCCATGGCCCTCCACCACTTCCCCAGTCCCCCACCTTGCTGGTCCACCTTGGACTATCAGTCATCTTACCATGACCCTACTGATCAATGTACCCACCACCCACTAGCGCCCAATGACTAGTCCACAAATCTACCCGACCTCCCTCAGAAACTGCCTGCCGCCCCAGAGACCTGTGGTCGGGGAAGAAAGACTGCTGCTCTGGGCCCCTTCTCAGTCCGACAGCCACAGCACAAACTCACTGCACCAGCTCCGAGTGCATGCCCACGTCCCTGAAAGGCACCAGTGTGCACACACAGACGTGTTGGTGCATGCGTGCTTGTAGGAGGGGAGGGCTTGGGGACGAGCTGGGTTCACACGGGACCCGGCATGGCTGTGGATGGGATGGCGGCGTGGGCCTGAGGGAGAAGAGGACCCTTTACTTCCGGTGGGGGGACTGTGGAGGCTCAGGGCCGAGCAGGCGGGGGGAGGACAACACTCCagaccctctcttcctctccttttcctctcatCTCCGGGACAGCATCGGAGAGTTTACCATTGACAAGGGCACACATGTCGTCGTCAATCTGTGGGCACTGCATCACAATGAGAAGGAATGGCACCGGCCCGACCAGTTCATACCCGGTGAGTCCGTGTTCTGTCCCAGGCGGTACTGCCAGCCGGTATCTGTGCTCCACCATGCCAGCACCACTTCCCCTCTGCCAAGTTGGCACCTAGAAATCTCCCGCCTCCAACTACACCCCCATTCTACCCTCCACTGACCCAAACTCTTCACAGCTGGGTTTCTTACGTTTTCCTCCCACCAACTGCAAATCTCCTCCTCTAAGAAGCCTTCATGAGGTTGGCCCCCTCTCCTCTTGGGTGTGACATTTCCACCTGTCGATGCtgccccctttctgtctttcctgaAGATGTCATTTCCTCTGTGTGATTAAGGGCCATCTGAGAGCAGAGCTGCACCTCTCCTCAGGCCGGGGCTCCCCCAGCGAGGCTGTCCCTGCCCCTCAGCCTGGGACTCCTCAGTCAGGGCAGAGGTTCTCCTCTACGGACTCCCGTCCTGGCCCCTGCCTGACGCAGTCCCCATGTCCGCAGAGCGCTTCCTGGATCCCACGAGGAGCCAGCTCATCTCCCCATCCTTAAGCTACATGCCCTTCGGAGCAGGACCCCGCTCCTGCGTAGGGGAGAACATGGCCCGCCAGGCCCTCTTCCTCTTCATGTCCTGGATGCTGCAGAGGTTCGACCTGGAGGTCCCGGACGACGGGCAGCTGCCCGCCCTGGAGGGCATCCCCAATGTAGTCTTTCTGATTGACTCGTACAAAGTGAAGATTAAGGTGCGCCAGGCCTGGAAGGAAGCGCAGGGTGAGGGCAGCGCCTAGAAGCCGTACCTGACGATCCACCGTGTGTGTCCCCATAACACAGAATTAGAGGTGCTCCTCCACCCTGCCGGCCACCCCCCTCCTCCCGGCCTGCTCTTCGTTCTTTTCCACCCTGCAGCCCCGACAGTGACGTGCATATACGAACGGTTTTCTTAAGAACGTCCCTGAACTTATTATATATATTCCTTAATATCATTAAATTATCCTTCTCTGGGAAAACAAAAAAGGTTGTGAGCAGCTCATCCATTTAATTTGTTCACTCactcaataaactttttttttttttaacagagacagagagagagtcagagagaggtatagatagggacagacaggaacggagagagatgagaagcatcaattatcagtttttagttgcaacaccttagttgttcattgattgctttctcatatgtgccttgaccgcgggccttcagcaaaccgagtaaccccttgcttgagccaggggccttgggtccaagctggtgagctttgctcaaaccagatgagcccgcgctccagctcgggggtctcgaacctgcatgctccacatcccagtccgacgctctatccactgcaccactgcctggtcaggttcaataaacattttattaagcaCTTCCTATGTGCCGCTCGCTGTCCCTGGGCACCCCAGCTCCCTGGTCTCCTGAAGCTCACATTTCTAGTAAGGCTGACAAATAAGTAAGCATTTCAGAGATATGTCAGTACTTTGAAGTCCATGATACCAGGGGATGGTGATTTGAAAAGAGTCGAAGGCGTCttcagccataccaccctgaagcGCCCGATCTCATCTGAAAAGAGTCGAGCGGAGGCGGGGCGGGGCCCCTGTAAACAAGTGGTCGGGGAGGTGTGGAAAACCTGGCGATAGCGCCCCCTGGCGGAGGGAACAGGAGGCGAGACGTTCTCGAGGTGGGAGAGGTCAGTGTGactgagcagagcagagcagagcagagcaaagCAAAGGAAGGGGGGAGTGGTCCCTGATGAGGTCAGACTGGAGACAGGGGCCAGGTCTCACGGAAACTTTGAAATTAGCAGGAAGGAATATAGGTTTCTATCCCAACTGAGCGAGGTAGTCACTGAAGGGTTTAAAGACGTAAGTGGGAAGgtctggtttatatttttaaaagatcacccTAGTTGCTAAGTGGAGATTGGGCTACAGAGGGATgaaggtggggggcagggagggaagaagaggaggctgTGCTGGCGACAGCAGCTGAGATGGCAAGAAGTGGTGGGATTGAGTTTATATTTTGATAGCAGAGCAATGATCTTTGCTTTGGTAGGTATCGACTGCATGTACTTGTTTGCTTTGGTGGGCATTGACTGCATGTACCGCAGTGTTTTGGTGGGGGAGTGTGTGTAATCCACAAACTCAACCCACCCCTACCCTACCCATCCCTCCTGTCTTGATCCCTAATGACCAGCAGGTCTCCTTTCCCTTGTCCTGTCCTGGGGTAGACGCTGCCAGGGCAGGGATTCTGCAGGGGCCTTTTGCTAAAGTGCCCGGCTTCTGCCCTGCTCCCCACTCCACAACCCCAGGGAGTCTACAAAAGTCTTGCTAGAAAATGGAACCCAGACTTCTTCAAACTTTGAAACCAGCGTCTTTAAACCTGGCCACTGGCCACTCTGTGAGTAAAGGATGTCCTGAGATGCCCCTGATCTTTAGCCAGCTTTCTGGTGCCAGGCAGACCAGGGTCAGATCATCAATGCTCCTGTCCTTCCCTTATGACTGGACGAAGCTCTGGAAGAACCAGCCGGGCAAGGCTGAGACCCCACCTGGCCAAGCTTTCAGAGAGAAGAAACCAGGGCATCCtctgagaggagggagggaagaggtttTCCATCACAGCAGCACCTTCTCCCTTCAGAGAACTAGTGCACCATTCCCTTCACTGGCCAGTGACCCCAGCACCTTGCTGAAAGCCCGTAGGATAGTTTGTAGACAGCTGTAGCTGACCCCAGCCTCCATCACAAGCAGGCTGGAGAGATACAGACACCACAGTGAACTGATGGGAATGGGTTAAACTGGAGACCccccctcccactgccccttcCTCTGCTCCCATCAGCTGGCTACTGGCCTAGTGCCAAGCTACCCACAGCTCAAAGCAGGGGAAAGCGGGTTGGCTGGGGAAGAATTAAGTATTCCAAATTtgctcaaaatttgaaaagtattttgCAGACTAATGATGAACAGACAAATAACTAGCAAAGGGTCTAGTAGTTCAAGCACCAGGCGAGAGTAACTGGGATGGAAACATTTACTCTCCCACTAGTGAATCAGATCACTGACTGGCAGGAGAATGAGACTagcctttcattttgaagatgacaaaactgagggcCAGTGGGGTGAGCAGGGGATGGGGCAGGGAGGTGACTTGCTCTAAGTCCCACAGCTACTAAGCAGCAGGGCTGGGACCAGAACCCAAGACGTCAATGATACAGGATGAAGAGCCAGATATGCTCTCCTACCTGGCCCGTGTCCATGCAGAAGGGCTCTCAGGCGTCTGGCCAGGAAGAGGACAGGGCTGAGTGTCCTTCCAGGAGATGACCTCGTGAACTCTGACTCCTGCCCAAACTGCCCTTCCCCTGCCTGCAAGGCCGTCGCCCACTGACCTAAATCCTCCCCACCAGAGTCTCGGAGTGAAGCCTCAGGACGTATTTCAGGACCCCCAGCCCACCATGACTGTCCCGCGTTAGCCCTCAGGGTCTGTTTCATGGTACTAAATCCCACGTGCCTCTGAGCACCTGCCTGTTCTCAAAATGGGTGTGGTGTCTCCAAAGGACACTGTGTACCCCTATATCTCTGGAGTTCAAGACTGAGCCCTCTCAACCccggccagctagctcagttggtcacaGCGTCgtcctgatatgctaaggttgcaggttcaatcctgtcagggctcatacaggaatcaacaatgaatacataaataagtcgaacaacaaatcaatgtttctctctctctcccccttcctctatctctaaaattaataaataaaaatttaaaagtctaagccctcttgcctgaccaggcggtggtggcagtggatagagcgtcagactgggatgcagaggacccaggttcgagaccccgaggtcgccaacttgagtgcaggctcatctggtttgagcaaagctcaccagcttggacccaaggtcgctggctcgagcaaggggttattcgatctgctgaaggcctacggtcaaggcacatatgaaaagcaatgaacgactaaggtgttggaacaaaaaactgatgatcgatgcttctcatctctctgttcctgtctgtctctatctatccctctctctgactctctctctgtctctgtaaaaaaaaaaaaaaaaaaagtctaagccCTCTTGTGTTCTTTATCCTGCACACCTCACCTGACAAGTAGGTTAGTCACGCAAGAGGACTGAAGCAAATGCTCTACGTCACTTGGCTAATTGGTCCAGTGATAACTGGACTCCATCTCCTTATTTGGAAGGAAGCTCAGATCTTTAGACAAGCTGGAAGGTCTTTGCCAAGATCCCGGTCACCTGTCAAGCCTCAGACTGCCATTAACCAGTGAGGTGACGGTGAATAAACATTGACTCACCGTGCTCTGGCACTGGTGGTGGGGAATAGTCCTGATGTGTAGTGTGTGAGTACCATGATGTAAACACTTCCACCGTGACTGAGGCAAGCCACCAATGTGATGTCACTGACCACAGAGTTGGGAAGAGATGCACAGTTGTATTATGTGTTATTTACCATTATATTATATAGTAAATACCATCTACTACAGCTCATAAAATTCCTGACAATTTCATAATCAGCTCTTGGAGCTAAGAGCTGGCCTCCTAGGAGAAGTGAGCTGGCCAGTTCTTCAGCAGAGCAGCTCCCCGCAGTCCTCATTCTGAGGGGAGGGAACCCCGCTCTGGTAACCCTGGTGTGGAGCATGGGTGGGTGAGGGGGCGCTGGTCGGCCTCTGATGGCCACAAAACCTGAAGCAAGCGAAGAGTCCTCTCTGTAGGACAGGAACCAATCACAGAGCGAGGTGGAGAGGACCCAGTTCCCGCCCCCAGACTCCAGGCTTCCTGCCCTGGATCTTAGGCCTATTGCTAGCTTCTTGAACCCCACCTTCCTCACCTGTACAGTGGGGTTGCTTACCTCCTGTGCTGTCCATTACCTAAGGTTCAGTGAGGGTAAAGCAGCAGAGGTCCTGTGAGCGGGAGTCCACACTGACCACAGGTAGAGGTAAGAAGTCAGGCTGTGAAGGCGAGTTTGGCGTTGTCAGTTACAGATGGAATAACCGTGGGCAACTTACCTGGCCCTCTTAAACCCCAGCTTTCCATCTGTAATATGGGTGACTGAGGTGTGCGTAGAAATagcaccagcaacctcagagtgtTGCTGAGGACCAAATACGTAAGGTGTTTAGTGCCTCCCCATAAATACTAGCGTTTTGTCACTGCCTGTATCCAGAGCCACAAAATAAGTCCTTCTTTAAGGGTTTATACAAACCTCCCAAAGGCAGCTGGCTTGGTCAGGAGGAGGAGCATGGGTGTCCAGACAGTCCCTCCGAAGGACAGGACGTCCAAAAGCCTGCTCGGGCAGCCCCAGAGGGCCCTGctgctgctccctcctcccctgcaggGCCAGGGCAGGCTGGCAGCCAGGAGTCAGGGGAGGGCCCTGAGACAACTTTTCCTGGTTCCCACACTGAGGGTGTTTTGTAACCTTTCCGGGATTGGGTCTCTTAAGACTTCTTGGTGAGATGTGCAATGAAAGGTCAAACTGCTGAGGAGTGGGCTTACACCAAGTGAGGGGCGACTTCAGATCAGATGAATCCCCGTTGCCCTCACCAGCCACCCAAAGCTCTCTTTATCTCCTCAGAGGGAGAGCAAAACCCTCTTGCAAGAAACAGacacagcctaaccaggtggtggcgcagtggatagagcatcggactgggatgcagaagacccaggttcgagaccccgaggttgccagcttgaacgtgggctcacctggtttgagcaaagctcaccagcttggacccaaggtagctggcttgagcaaggggttgctcggtctgctgaaggcttacggtcaaggcacatatgagaaagcaatcaatgaacaactaaggtgttgcaatgagaaactgatgattgatgcttctcatctctctctgttcctgtatgtctgtccttatctatccttctctctgactctctctctgtctctgtaaaaaattttacAATCTTTTCAAGAGATCACACCTCCCCGTGGAAGCTGAGCTGATCTGCAGCGGGCACCACCTGTCCCGAGCAGACCATTCCAGCACAGAGGGGCCAGTTAGGAGAAGCCTGGTTTTGAGCGGGGCCTTGGAGGGCTACGGCAGTGCaagggggaggggccaggggaTGACGTAGCTTCTGAGGAAAGGGTGTCTGGCTCACCTTTCACCAGGCCACTCTCCTATTCAGTATACCTTTCTCTGGTTCCTTCTCATACTTGAAATTTCTTCAAGTGACATTACAACTATCCCACCAACTGGTGGACTGCCTGGGCTTTGGAGTCAACTGATTTGGGTTCAAACTCTGGCTCTACCCTtatcagctgtgtgatcttggacaagttaatTAACACCTCTGAATGCCTCAATCTCATCAATCAAGCAGGAATAAAGACAGTTCACATGGCAAAGGGCTGTTTTGAGGCTAAAACTTAAAATTGTgggtaaaggccctggccaggtgattcagtggacagagcattgtcctggcatgccaaggtcgtgggttctatctctggtcagggcacataagagaagcaatcaatgaatgcacaactaagtggaacaacaagttgatgtttctct includes these proteins:
- the CYP17A1 gene encoding steroid 17-alpha-hydroxylase/17,20 lyase yields the protein MWELLALLLLILAYFFWPTVKSPGAKYPKSLPSLPVVGSLPFLPRNGHPHVNFFKLQEKYGPIYSMRMGSKTTVMIGHHQLAKEALIKKGKDFSGRPQVMSLDILSDKQKGVAFADYGAAWQLHRKLVLATFTLFKDGNQKLENILCQEISSFCDFLATQNGQSIDLSLPLFLAVTNIICFICFNTSYKNEHPILNTIRRYNEGIMNSLGKSSMVDVFPILKIFPNKTLETMRNAVKIRNDMLNEIYEKYKKNFSSDSVTNLMDILLQAKMNTSNNNTGSDQDSKLLSDRHILATIGDIFGAGLETTTSVVKWTVAFLLHNPQLQKKIQEEIDQNVGFSRTPTISDRNHLVLLEATIREVLRIRPVAPTLIPHQAIVDSSIGEFTIDKGTHVVVNLWALHHNEKEWHRPDQFIPERFLDPTRSQLISPSLSYMPFGAGPRSCVGENMARQALFLFMSWMLQRFDLEVPDDGQLPALEGIPNVVFLIDSYKVKIKVRQAWKEAQGEGSA